A region of Reichenbachiella carrageenanivorans DNA encodes the following proteins:
- a CDS encoding short chain dehydrogenase: MKIIIVGGHGSIGRRVVHVLAKKHDIVTASRSKGNVNVDLVDIESIRELYETVGEFDAVICIAGEAKWGAMTEMKEGDYYVGIRSKLMGQVNLVRIGMEYIKPNGSFTLTTGILGDHPVDQTTSAAMVNGGIHSFVKAAALEMTNGIRINAVSSGLVEDAVEKYQDNFPGHNAIPMRKVVNGYIKSLEGKGNGEIIKMYDNS, from the coding sequence ATGAAAATAATCATAGTAGGAGGACACGGGTCTATAGGACGAAGAGTAGTACATGTATTAGCCAAAAAACACGATATCGTAACAGCCAGTAGATCCAAAGGAAATGTGAATGTAGATCTGGTGGATATAGAATCTATTCGAGAATTGTATGAAACGGTAGGAGAATTTGATGCCGTTATTTGTATTGCAGGAGAAGCTAAGTGGGGTGCTATGACAGAAATGAAAGAGGGGGATTATTATGTAGGGATTCGGAGCAAGCTTATGGGGCAGGTCAATCTCGTACGTATAGGCATGGAGTACATCAAGCCCAACGGTTCTTTTACGCTTACTACAGGTATTCTTGGAGATCACCCTGTCGATCAGACCACAAGTGCAGCTATGGTCAATGGCGGTATTCACAGCTTTGTGAAAGCGGCTGCTTTGGAAATGACCAATGGCATTCGTATCAATGCCGTATCGTCTGGGCTAGTAGAAGATGCCGTAGAAAAATATCAGGATAATTTCCCAGGTCACAATGCGATTCCTATGCGTAAGGTGGTAAATGGCTATATCAAAAGCCTTGAAGGTAAAGGCAATGGAGAAATCATCAAAATGTACGACAACAGCTGA
- a CDS encoding glycosyltransferase — MEGIIVVLAATALSIWTVYGTVLLANIVSYKPKEKKEHPVSVIVCAHNELANLKRLIPLLLAQEHPHFEIILVDDRSDDGTYDYLLGAQTKQLKFVRVDQVHDHINAKKFALTMGIKAATHDVVLLIDADCTPASPQWISEMSGAFNEQTAYVLGVAPYEQRAGFLGNFIQFETQWTAMNYIGFALAGNPYMGVGRNMAYRKSSFLEQKGFNKIQHITGGDDDLLINDRASKNNTQIVLGAQSLTYSIPKTTWGDYIDQKIRHWSVGKHYRLKDKILLGLQNLSSLVFWLALLILAIQTDNYLIPAGLLIFRMVFVVILVNSTSKKFGYRMNIWLVPVMDIMHVGYASIFGTIALFTKKVRWKK, encoded by the coding sequence ATGGAAGGAATTATAGTGGTGTTGGCGGCAACCGCCTTGAGTATATGGACAGTCTATGGAACTGTATTATTGGCAAATATCGTAAGCTATAAGCCAAAAGAAAAAAAAGAACACCCCGTATCTGTGATTGTTTGCGCACACAACGAACTCGCCAATCTCAAAAGACTGATCCCGCTGCTGCTGGCACAAGAGCATCCCCATTTTGAAATCATATTGGTAGACGACAGATCCGATGATGGTACCTACGACTACCTACTAGGTGCACAGACCAAACAACTCAAATTCGTACGAGTAGATCAAGTACATGATCACATCAACGCCAAGAAATTCGCCCTCACCATGGGCATCAAAGCAGCGACACACGATGTTGTGCTATTGATCGATGCCGACTGCACACCCGCTTCCCCTCAATGGATCAGCGAAATGTCTGGTGCTTTCAACGAGCAAACAGCATACGTACTTGGCGTGGCTCCTTACGAACAACGCGCAGGCTTTTTGGGTAATTTCATCCAATTCGAAACGCAATGGACCGCCATGAACTACATAGGGTTTGCACTCGCAGGAAACCCATACATGGGCGTAGGTAGAAACATGGCCTATAGAAAATCTAGTTTCTTAGAGCAAAAAGGCTTCAATAAGATCCAGCACATTACTGGAGGAGACGATGATCTTCTGATCAACGACAGAGCCTCCAAAAACAATACGCAAATTGTACTCGGCGCACAATCGCTCACCTACTCTATTCCTAAAACCACTTGGGGGGATTATATAGATCAAAAAATACGACACTGGTCAGTCGGCAAACACTACCGCCTCAAAGACAAAATACTACTTGGCCTTCAAAATTTATCAAGCCTAGTTTTTTGGTTGGCTTTGCTTATTTTAGCCATACAAACCGATAACTACCTCATTCCTGCTGGACTGTTAATTTTTAGAATGGTTTTTGTAGTCATTTTAGTGAATTCGACATCCAAAAAGTTCGGCTACCGTATGAACATTTGGCTTGTACCCGTGATGGACATTATGCACGTAGGATATGCCTCTATTTTTGGCACGATTGCGTTATTCACTAAGAAGGTTAGATGGAAGAAATAA
- a CDS encoding RNA polymerase sigma factor codes for MEEIKKQFSDKALKDFKLIDKAVGVGDEQAFAELMERYKRPVYHMILKMIRNTDDAEDLTIEAFAKAFKNLHKFKKDYTFSTWLFRIATNNTIDFIRKKKLNTFSLNTSFTDDGGEAVTIDVEDKNRNPQDEAINTQKKELVQMFVSKLPPKYQRLVRLRYFDELSYDEIAKTLEAPLGTVKAQLHRARELMYDLVKDKKKHI; via the coding sequence ATGGAAGAAATAAAAAAACAATTCTCTGATAAGGCGTTAAAAGATTTCAAACTCATAGACAAAGCCGTGGGCGTTGGGGATGAGCAGGCTTTTGCTGAGCTTATGGAACGATACAAAAGGCCAGTTTATCATATGATTTTGAAGATGATCAGAAACACAGATGACGCTGAAGATTTGACCATCGAAGCCTTCGCTAAAGCCTTCAAAAACCTTCACAAGTTCAAAAAAGACTACACGTTTAGTACGTGGCTCTTCCGTATTGCGACCAACAACACCATCGATTTTATTAGAAAGAAAAAACTGAACACTTTCAGTTTGAATACTTCGTTTACAGATGATGGTGGCGAAGCAGTCACTATCGATGTAGAGGACAAAAACAGAAACCCGCAAGACGAAGCCATCAATACCCAAAAAAAGGAGCTTGTTCAGATGTTTGTATCTAAACTACCTCCCAAGTATCAACGACTAGTCAGACTCCGATACTTTGATGAATTGTCGTACGATGAAATAGCCAAGACACTCGAAGCACCACTAGGCACGGTAAAAGCCCAACTACACAGAGCGCGAGAGTTGATGTACGATTTGGTCAAAGACAAAAAGAAACACATCTAG
- the tgt gene encoding tRNA guanosine(34) transglycosylase Tgt — protein MNFELLKKDPKSKARAGKITTDHGEIETPIFMPVGTAGTVKAVHQRELKEEVKAEIILGNTYHLYLRPGLDVIESAGGLHKFNGWDRPMLTDSGGYQVYSLKDRRKITEEGVRFQSHLDGSKHNFTPENVMDIQRTIGADIMMAFDECTPYPCDKKYAKDSMEMTHRWLKRCCDRFDATAPKYGYDQTLFPIVQGSTYHDLRTQSAETIASFGREGNAIGGLSVGEPAEMMYESTDLVCSILPEDKPRYLMGVGTPSNLIECIALGVDMFDCVLPTRNARHGMIYTSEGIINIKNEKWEKDFSPIDPNLAGHVDMNYSKAYLRHLIRTGEMLGAQIASIHNLSFYLWLVKEARAHILQGDFASWKNTILPKLSTRL, from the coding sequence ATGAATTTCGAATTACTCAAGAAGGATCCCAAATCAAAAGCCCGTGCGGGCAAAATCACTACTGATCATGGTGAGATAGAAACGCCCATATTTATGCCAGTAGGTACTGCTGGTACAGTCAAGGCAGTACATCAGCGTGAGCTCAAAGAAGAGGTGAAAGCTGAGATTATTTTGGGAAATACCTATCACTTGTATCTGCGACCAGGTTTGGACGTGATCGAGTCGGCTGGTGGATTGCATAAATTCAATGGATGGGATCGTCCCATGCTGACGGATAGTGGAGGGTATCAGGTGTATTCGTTAAAAGACAGAAGAAAAATCACGGAAGAAGGTGTACGGTTTCAGTCGCATCTCGACGGATCCAAACATAATTTTACTCCAGAAAATGTGATGGATATTCAGCGCACGATCGGTGCGGATATCATGATGGCTTTCGATGAGTGTACCCCGTACCCATGCGATAAAAAGTACGCCAAAGACTCTATGGAGATGACGCACCGCTGGCTCAAACGCTGCTGCGATCGATTCGACGCAACAGCACCAAAGTATGGGTATGATCAGACGTTGTTTCCCATTGTGCAAGGCAGTACGTATCACGATTTGAGAACCCAGTCAGCGGAGACGATCGCTTCTTTTGGTCGCGAAGGTAATGCCATTGGAGGCTTGTCGGTAGGTGAGCCAGCCGAGATGATGTACGAATCCACAGACTTGGTTTGCAGTATTTTGCCAGAGGATAAGCCCAGATACTTGATGGGGGTGGGTACGCCTAGTAACCTCATCGAATGTATTGCCTTGGGTGTAGACATGTTTGATTGTGTGCTGCCTACGAGAAATGCCCGACATGGCATGATATATACCTCAGAAGGTATCATCAATATTAAGAATGAGAAGTGGGAAAAGGATTTTTCTCCCATAGACCCTAACCTCGCTGGTCATGTCGATATGAATTATTCGAAGGCCTATTTGAGACACTTGATCCGCACAGGTGAAATGCTGGGTGCTCAGATCGCAAGTATTCACAATTTGTCGTTCTATTTGTGGCTGGTCAAAGAGGCACGGGCACATATTTTGCAAGGAGACTTTGCCTCTTGGAAAAACACTATATTGCCCAAACTTTCCACTCGATTATAA
- the rsmG gene encoding 16S rRNA (guanine(527)-N(7))-methyltransferase RsmG has product MHQDVIFKYFPDLTAKQQEQIIQLMPLYLEWNAQINVISRKDVEELYVRHVLHSLAIAKVQAFLPGAQVLDIGTGGGFPGIPLAILFPETSFLLVDSIGKKIKVVNEVAKALGLSNVQGVHARAEDIDSQFDFVVSRAVTRMKPFYGWTKGKIKKESNHELPNGILYLKGGDLTEELLESKLRYKIYELPSYFAEDFFDTKKVVYVPRQ; this is encoded by the coding sequence ATACATCAGGACGTAATATTCAAGTACTTTCCAGACCTAACAGCGAAACAGCAGGAGCAAATCATTCAGTTGATGCCCTTATACTTGGAATGGAATGCTCAGATCAATGTCATTTCCCGAAAAGATGTTGAAGAACTGTACGTTCGGCATGTGCTACACTCTTTAGCCATTGCCAAAGTACAAGCCTTTTTACCTGGTGCTCAAGTACTTGATATCGGTACTGGCGGTGGTTTTCCTGGTATTCCTTTGGCTATTTTATTTCCCGAAACATCGTTTTTGCTGGTGGATAGTATTGGCAAAAAAATAAAAGTGGTAAACGAAGTAGCAAAAGCTTTAGGCCTGTCCAATGTACAAGGTGTACACGCCAGAGCAGAAGACATCGACAGCCAATTTGATTTTGTGGTGAGTAGAGCCGTCACTCGCATGAAACCCTTTTATGGCTGGACCAAAGGAAAAATAAAAAAGGAGTCCAATCATGAACTCCCTAATGGCATTTTGTATCTCAAAGGCGGTGACTTGACTGAAGAGCTTTTGGAATCTAAACTCCGCTACAAGATCTACGAGCTACCTTCTTATTTTGCAGAAGACTTTTTCGATACTAAAAAAGTCGTCTATGTGCCACGACAATGA